The proteins below come from a single Gordonia pseudamarae genomic window:
- a CDS encoding lipase family protein translates to MVVRFAVGGPPGRRHRRSTGGPVRRRRAGSAVVAALVVGVLAGTATGPATAEPFTVMGIPEQIPRAIDGTIPAPPYPRLTTIPQRAVAPGFGHRVQELREATLPTPTGDPFFDRWSPALATMKPGRLIASRDITRTATQEAIMPIRSARQVKFATRDATGRPSFGTATVLVPRKAWTGRGPRPIVVNNIPIDALGAACTPGVTLAGGISAATNPTDYVPPTTQLALDRGYTVLIPDHQGPRMAYAEPTVAGHIILDSIRAVSTYDADAFGHSRIGMFGYSGGAIATKGAALLAKTYAPELTSRLVGAALGGVPADFQMLAGSMNANLATGLFHAALFGIARERTELLPMTNHVAQWLATSPLKNVCSIPAMLAGGTFWPAQLMTNDPDPFHSATARHIYRVTKMHGMRSAVPLYIFNGAQEFWIPAAGARDLYRDQCRLGADATYREVFGEHVIAVATGYPAAMTWLDARLKGKPAHSGC, encoded by the coding sequence ATGGTGGTTCGCTTCGCAGTGGGAGGTCCGCCGGGCCGGCGGCATCGGCGATCGACCGGCGGTCCCGTCCGTCGGCGCCGCGCTGGATCAGCCGTTGTCGCAGCGCTTGTCGTGGGTGTGCTCGCGGGCACGGCCACCGGCCCTGCCACGGCCGAACCGTTCACCGTGATGGGGATACCGGAACAGATCCCGCGCGCGATCGACGGCACCATCCCCGCGCCCCCGTATCCGAGGCTGACAACCATTCCGCAGCGCGCCGTGGCACCGGGATTCGGCCACCGGGTGCAGGAGTTGCGCGAGGCCACCCTTCCGACCCCCACCGGCGACCCGTTCTTCGATCGCTGGTCACCGGCATTGGCCACGATGAAACCCGGCCGATTGATCGCCTCCCGCGACATCACCCGCACCGCGACGCAGGAGGCCATCATGCCGATCCGGTCGGCGCGGCAGGTCAAGTTCGCGACCAGGGACGCGACGGGCCGGCCGTCGTTCGGTACGGCGACGGTCCTGGTGCCGCGCAAGGCGTGGACGGGTCGTGGTCCGCGCCCGATCGTCGTCAACAACATTCCCATCGATGCCCTGGGTGCGGCGTGCACACCGGGCGTCACGTTGGCCGGCGGCATCAGCGCCGCCACCAATCCGACCGACTATGTTCCGCCCACAACACAACTCGCGCTCGACCGTGGGTACACGGTGCTGATCCCCGACCACCAGGGGCCACGGATGGCCTACGCCGAACCGACCGTGGCCGGGCACATCATCCTCGACTCGATCCGCGCCGTCTCCACGTATGACGCGGATGCGTTCGGCCACAGCCGAATCGGCATGTTCGGCTACTCCGGCGGCGCCATCGCCACCAAGGGCGCGGCGTTGTTGGCCAAAACCTACGCACCCGAACTCACCTCGCGGCTGGTGGGGGCGGCGCTCGGCGGGGTGCCCGCCGATTTCCAGATGCTGGCGGGCAGCATGAACGCCAATCTCGCCACCGGCCTGTTCCATGCCGCGCTGTTCGGGATCGCCCGTGAGCGCACCGAGTTGTTGCCCATGACCAACCATGTCGCGCAATGGTTGGCGACCTCACCACTCAAGAACGTGTGCTCGATCCCTGCGATGCTGGCCGGCGGCACCTTCTGGCCCGCACAGCTCATGACCAACGACCCCGATCCGTTCCACTCGGCCACTGCCCGGCACATCTACCGGGTGACCAAGATGCACGGAATGAGATCGGCCGTGCCGCTGTACATCTTCAACGGGGCCCAGGAGTTCTGGATCCCCGCCGCCGGCGCCCGCGATCTCTATCGCGATCAATGCCGGCTCGGCGCCGACGCCACCTACCGCGAGGTCTTCGGCGAACACGTCATCGCCGTGGCCACCGGCTACCCGGCGGCCATGACCTGGCTCGACGCCCGACTCAAAGGCAAACCCGCCCACAGCGGTTGCTGA
- a CDS encoding polyphosphate kinase 2 family protein, producing MSRHRKPGWNEPAVEALRVTATGPIAEFDAESTPGFDGDKAFGETLLAERGEVLADLQELLYANGRAGDNRSVLLVLQGMDTAGKGGIVRHVGGLLDPQGLAIKGFGKPTAEELEHDFLWRIHRALPPAGRIGIFDRSHYEDVLPVRVHNLVPESEWSGRYELINRFERELIESGTTIIKCALVVSKDEQRVRLTERLDRPDKYWKYNPGDIDERGFWDDYLQAYQAIFDKTDQDAAPWHLIPANKKWFARLAVCELLIDALEKLELDWPEADFDVEAERARVAAMD from the coding sequence ATGTCACGACACCGCAAGCCAGGATGGAACGAACCCGCAGTAGAGGCGCTTCGGGTCACCGCGACGGGACCGATCGCCGAGTTCGACGCGGAGTCGACTCCCGGTTTCGACGGCGACAAGGCGTTCGGCGAAACACTGCTCGCCGAACGCGGGGAGGTTCTGGCCGACCTGCAGGAACTGCTCTACGCGAACGGGCGGGCGGGCGACAACCGGTCGGTGCTGCTGGTGTTGCAGGGCATGGACACCGCGGGCAAGGGCGGCATCGTGCGACATGTGGGCGGCCTGCTCGACCCGCAGGGACTGGCGATCAAGGGGTTCGGTAAACCGACCGCCGAGGAACTCGAACACGACTTTCTGTGGCGCATTCACCGGGCGCTGCCCCCGGCCGGCCGCATCGGCATCTTCGACCGCTCGCACTACGAGGATGTGCTCCCGGTGCGCGTGCACAATCTGGTGCCCGAATCCGAATGGTCGGGTCGCTACGAGTTGATCAACCGGTTCGAGCGAGAGCTCATCGAATCGGGCACCACCATCATCAAGTGCGCCCTGGTGGTGTCCAAGGACGAGCAGAGGGTGCGGTTGACCGAGCGGCTCGACAGGCCCGACAAGTACTGGAAATACAATCCGGGCGACATCGACGAGCGCGGATTCTGGGACGACTACCTGCAGGCGTATCAGGCGATCTTCGACAAGACCGATCAGGACGCCGCGCCCTGGCATCTGATTCCAGCCAACAAGAAGTGGTTCGCCCGCCTGGCGGTCTGCGAACTGCTCATCGACGCCCTGGAGAAGCTTGAACTCGACTGGCCCGAGGCTGATTTCGATGTCGAGGCCGAACGCGCACGGGTGGCCGCCATGGACTGA
- a CDS encoding 3-hydroxybutyryl-CoA dehydrogenase yields the protein MTPQAISRVGVIGAGQMGAGIAEVCVRAGTDVLVYEKTPELAAAGRMRILDSLGRGVSSGKLTERERDQASCRLTFSCDLGDFADRQLVIEAVVEDEGVKTALFAELDATVADPEAVLASSSSSIPILKLGMATAAPGRVIGMHFFHPVPMLPLVELVGTMRTSVQTRSRAESFAHDVLGKQVVHSDDRSGYIVNALLVPYLLSAIRMTESGFASVEDIDKGMTLGCAHPLGPLKLADLVGLDTVKAIAEKMYEEFREPLYAPPPLLVRMVDAGHLGKKSGRGFYGYGVGPVGAAR from the coding sequence GTGACACCCCAGGCGATCAGCAGGGTCGGCGTGATCGGGGCCGGCCAGATGGGTGCCGGTATCGCCGAGGTTTGCGTGCGCGCGGGCACCGACGTGCTGGTATACGAGAAGACGCCCGAACTCGCCGCCGCCGGTCGGATGAGAATTCTCGATTCGCTGGGCCGGGGGGTATCCAGCGGCAAACTCACCGAGCGCGAACGTGATCAGGCCTCATGCCGGTTGACGTTCAGCTGTGATCTGGGCGATTTCGCCGACAGACAACTCGTCATCGAGGCGGTGGTGGAGGACGAGGGCGTCAAGACCGCCCTGTTCGCCGAACTCGACGCCACCGTGGCCGATCCCGAGGCCGTGCTCGCCTCGAGCTCGTCGTCCATCCCGATTCTCAAGCTGGGCATGGCCACCGCCGCCCCGGGCCGTGTGATCGGCATGCACTTCTTCCACCCGGTGCCGATGCTGCCGCTCGTCGAATTGGTGGGCACGATGCGCACCTCGGTGCAAACGCGCTCTCGCGCAGAGAGTTTCGCCCACGACGTGCTCGGCAAACAGGTGGTGCATTCCGACGACCGCTCCGGATACATCGTCAACGCACTGCTCGTGCCGTACTTGCTGTCGGCAATTCGTATGACCGAGAGCGGATTTGCTTCCGTCGAGGACATCGACAAAGGTATGACGCTCGGTTGTGCGCATCCGCTGGGGCCGTTGAAACTGGCCGATCTCGTGGGCCTGGACACGGTCAAGGCGATTGCCGAGAAGATGTACGAGGAGTTTCGGGAGCCGCTGTACGCGCCGCCGCCGCTACTGGTGCGCATGGTCGACGCGGGCCATCTGGGCAAGAAGTCCGGCCGTGGGTTCTATGGCTATGGCGTGGGACCCGTCGGTGCGGCACGGTGA
- a CDS encoding lipase family protein, whose amino-acid sequence MRRSSARFPRCGFVRSGFVRLGFVQTAGVILAASALWTSAATTVSAVPPNMRPVPEQVTETIDSVIPPAPYPRLTTIPDRAKAPGYPHSVLELRAAILPSPVGDAFFDVWPTNLKGKKPGTVLRSRDVTAVAAPLVTVPIQSARQLKFVSTDALGQPSFGTATVITPRTRWTGRGSRPILINNLPIDSMGTKCTSGYTLAHGFSGDTNTSDFFPPTTQLALHRGYAVIVPDHQGPRMAYAEPTTAGHIVLDSVRAVSDYDRQSFGESKVAMTGYSGGAIATNGATRLAGEYAPDIAPRLVGAAMGGVPADYRILTASMNANLATGLFHEAMFGLARERPELLTLANNAAQWLVTSPLKDGCATWGILGGLTFLPAQLLSNDNDPFNSPVAEHIYAITKMADKKSVVPLYVYQGAQEFWIPPAGTRDLFAEQCRLGADVTYREVPGEHFLATVTGYPDAITWLDDRLRGKPAPNDCPRHTG is encoded by the coding sequence ATGCGCCGTAGCTCGGCACGGTTTCCACGATGTGGGTTCGTGCGGTCGGGGTTCGTGCGGTTGGGGTTCGTGCAGACTGCCGGAGTGATCCTGGCGGCGTCGGCGCTGTGGACATCGGCGGCCACCACCGTTTCCGCGGTTCCGCCCAACATGCGCCCGGTACCCGAGCAGGTCACCGAGACGATCGATTCGGTGATCCCGCCCGCACCCTACCCACGACTGACCACGATTCCCGACCGGGCGAAGGCACCCGGCTATCCGCACAGCGTGCTGGAACTGCGGGCGGCGATCCTGCCGTCACCGGTCGGTGACGCGTTCTTCGACGTGTGGCCGACGAATCTGAAGGGCAAGAAGCCGGGCACCGTTCTGCGGTCCCGTGATGTCACCGCGGTCGCGGCCCCGCTGGTGACGGTACCCATCCAGTCCGCGCGCCAGCTCAAGTTCGTGAGCACCGACGCCCTGGGCCAACCGTCCTTCGGCACCGCCACGGTCATCACACCCCGCACCCGCTGGACCGGCCGCGGTTCGCGCCCGATCCTGATCAACAATCTGCCGATCGATTCGATGGGCACCAAGTGCACCTCGGGTTACACCCTCGCCCATGGTTTCAGCGGTGACACCAACACCAGCGACTTCTTTCCGCCGACCACCCAGCTGGCCTTGCACCGCGGATATGCGGTGATCGTCCCTGATCATCAGGGACCGCGGATGGCCTACGCCGAACCCACCACCGCCGGACACATCGTCCTGGACTCCGTCAGAGCCGTATCTGACTACGACAGACAATCCTTCGGCGAATCAAAGGTGGCGATGACCGGCTATTCCGGCGGCGCGATCGCCACCAACGGGGCCACCCGGCTCGCCGGCGAGTACGCGCCCGACATCGCACCCCGCCTCGTGGGGGCCGCGATGGGCGGGGTACCCGCCGACTACCGGATCCTGACCGCCAGTATGAACGCCAACCTGGCGACCGGCCTGTTCCACGAGGCGATGTTCGGGCTGGCCCGCGAACGTCCTGAACTGCTCACTCTGGCCAACAACGCGGCGCAGTGGCTGGTCACCTCGCCACTCAAGGACGGCTGCGCGACCTGGGGCATTCTGGGCGGGCTCACCTTCCTGCCCGCGCAGCTGCTGTCCAACGACAACGACCCGTTCAATTCACCTGTCGCCGAGCACATCTACGCGATCACCAAGATGGCCGACAAGAAGTCGGTGGTACCGCTGTACGTCTACCAGGGCGCGCAGGAATTCTGGATCCCGCCCGCCGGCACCCGTGATCTGTTCGCCGAACAATGCCGGCTTGGCGCCGATGTCACCTACCGCGAGGTTCCGGGTGAGCACTTCCTGGCCACGGTGACCGGCTACCCCGACGCGATCACCTGGCTCGACGACCGCCTGCGCGGGAAACCGGCCCCGAACGACTGCCCCCGCCACACCGGTTGA
- a CDS encoding MaoC family dehydratase, giving the protein MTDSEPRVFTPRVFTSVDELRAAIGTDLGSGDWLEITQERVNAFADATGDHQWIHVDVERAKDGPFGATIAHGYLTLSLLPVIAGGIFVVEGPKMVINYGANKVRFPHPVPVGSRIRANAVITSVDETKAGVNVVVTNTVEIEGVEKPALVSENIRLLVY; this is encoded by the coding sequence ATGACTGATTCCGAACCGAGAGTTTTCACCCCGAGAGTTTTCACCTCCGTCGATGAGCTGCGCGCCGCCATCGGGACCGACCTCGGGTCGGGTGACTGGCTGGAGATCACGCAGGAGCGGGTCAACGCCTTCGCCGACGCCACAGGTGACCATCAGTGGATCCACGTCGATGTCGAGCGCGCCAAGGACGGACCGTTCGGTGCGACCATCGCCCACGGATACCTCACCTTGTCGCTGCTCCCGGTGATCGCCGGCGGCATCTTTGTGGTCGAGGGCCCCAAGATGGTCATCAACTACGGCGCCAACAAGGTGCGTTTCCCGCACCCGGTTCCGGTCGGCTCCCGCATCCGCGCCAACGCCGTCATCACCTCGGTGGACGAGACCAAGGCCGGGGTGAACGTGGTGGTCACCAACACCGTCGAGATCGAGGGTGTGGAGAAGCCCGCGCTCGTCTCGGAGAACATCCGACTGCTCGTGTACTGA
- a CDS encoding heparin-binding hemagglutinin: protein MTTLANPLYAVVGAGDLALAQFNEVVASLRERTEAAGEDAQARFEKAKTRFAELPDEVPAGLEELKGKFTADEVKGQVDAYVALATSVYNGLAERGVEALDRLRTQPLVAENIERAEKVYNDAVDLTEDALGVVSTQTRAVGERAAKLAGTVSGKTVDAAVAVEEAAEDVAERLEEAAVAIEDAGAKVKADADEVADEVAAAKTPAKKAPAKKAPVKKAGPAVK, encoded by the coding sequence ATGACCACTCTCGCCAATCCCCTCTACGCCGTCGTCGGTGCGGGCGACCTCGCTCTCGCCCAGTTCAACGAGGTCGTCGCGTCGCTGCGTGAGCGCACCGAAGCCGCAGGCGAAGACGCCCAGGCCCGCTTCGAGAAGGCCAAGACCCGCTTCGCCGAGCTGCCCGACGAGGTTCCGGCGGGCCTCGAGGAGCTCAAGGGCAAGTTCACCGCGGACGAGGTCAAGGGGCAGGTCGATGCCTACGTCGCGCTGGCCACCTCGGTGTACAACGGTCTGGCCGAGCGTGGCGTCGAGGCCCTCGATCGCCTGCGTACCCAGCCGCTGGTCGCCGAGAACATCGAGCGCGCCGAGAAGGTCTACAACGACGCCGTCGACCTGACCGAGGACGCCCTCGGTGTGGTCTCCACCCAGACCCGCGCCGTCGGTGAGCGCGCCGCCAAGCTGGCCGGCACCGTGAGTGGCAAGACCGTCGACGCCGCCGTGGCCGTCGAAGAGGCCGCCGAGGATGTCGCCGAGCGCCTGGAGGAGGCCGCTGTGGCAATCGAGGACGCCGGCGCCAAGGTCAAGGCCGACGCCGACGAGGTCGCCGACGAGGTCGCCGCCGCCAAGACCCCCGCCAAGAAGGCTCCGGCCAAGAAGGCTCCGGTCAAGAAGGCCGGCCCCGCCGTCAAGTAA
- the ramB gene encoding acetate metabolism transcriptional regulator RamB — protein sequence MPRTQPSRTHRAPAASGIGRTTTPRPFVGARLRRLRSEQGLSQVALAAALGISPSYLNQIEHDARPMTAKVLAKITERFGIDDGFFDAQDDMRLIAELREALFDDDVDAPAEATDAQAISGLVASHPAMAQAMVNLHRRYRIATDQLAAATDERGDRSMRGSITAPHEEVRDYFYQRRNYIHELDMAAEEMTTRMRMHSADIRRGIAQRLSDVHGVAIVTRVDMGDHVLHHFDPETRRLDISNALSAGQRTFRLAAELAYLEFGDLLGGLVREGTFSDNTSRALALTGLASYFAAAAILPYSQFHGAAEDFRYDIERLSSFYAVSFETICHRLSTLQRPNLRGIPFSFVRVDRAGNMSKRQSATGFHFSSSGGTCPLWAVYETFASPGKILTQIAEMPDGRDYFWVSRTVERRATRYGQPGKTFAIGLGCELRHAGRVIYSDGLEIGPQASITPIGAGCRVCERVNCTQRAFPPLGSTLRVHEHRSSVSPYMS from the coding sequence ATGCCCCGGACACAGCCGTCCCGGACACACCGGGCACCCGCCGCGAGCGGGATCGGCCGGACCACGACACCCCGGCCGTTCGTGGGCGCACGCCTGCGGCGGCTCCGATCCGAACAGGGGCTCTCGCAGGTCGCGCTGGCCGCGGCGCTCGGCATCTCGCCGTCCTACCTCAACCAGATCGAGCACGACGCCCGGCCGATGACCGCCAAGGTGCTCGCCAAGATCACAGAACGATTCGGTATCGACGACGGCTTCTTCGACGCCCAGGACGACATGCGGTTGATCGCCGAACTGCGCGAGGCGCTCTTCGACGACGACGTCGACGCGCCCGCCGAGGCCACCGACGCCCAGGCCATCAGCGGCCTGGTCGCCTCACATCCGGCGATGGCCCAGGCGATGGTGAACCTGCACCGGCGCTACCGCATCGCCACCGACCAGCTCGCCGCCGCCACCGACGAACGCGGCGACCGCAGCATGCGCGGCTCCATCACCGCACCCCACGAGGAGGTGCGCGACTACTTCTATCAGCGCCGCAACTACATCCACGAGCTCGACATGGCCGCCGAGGAGATGACCACCCGGATGCGCATGCATTCGGCCGACATCCGCCGCGGGATCGCCCAGCGGCTGAGCGATGTGCACGGCGTCGCGATCGTCACCCGCGTCGACATGGGGGATCACGTACTGCACCACTTCGATCCCGAGACCCGCAGACTCGACATCTCCAACGCGCTGTCCGCGGGCCAGCGCACCTTCCGGCTCGCCGCCGAACTGGCCTACCTCGAGTTCGGCGATCTCCTGGGCGGCCTCGTCCGCGAAGGCACCTTCTCCGACAACACCTCTCGAGCGCTCGCACTGACCGGACTCGCCAGCTACTTCGCCGCCGCAGCAATTCTCCCCTACAGCCAATTTCACGGCGCAGCAGAGGATTTCCGCTACGACATCGAACGCCTGTCGTCGTTCTACGCGGTCTCGTTCGAGACGATCTGCCATCGGCTCTCCACCTTGCAGCGCCCAAATCTGCGCGGCATCCCGTTCTCGTTCGTCCGCGTCGACCGCGCGGGAAATATGTCCAAACGTCAGTCGGCCACCGGCTTTCACTTCTCGTCCAGCGGCGGTACCTGCCCGCTGTGGGCGGTGTACGAGACGTTCGCCTCCCCCGGCAAGATCCTCACCCAGATCGCCGAGATGCCCGACGGCCGTGACTACTTCTGGGTCTCGCGCACCGTGGAACGCCGCGCAACCCGCTACGGCCAGCCCGGCAAGACGTTCGCGATCGGACTGGGATGCGAACTGCGGCACGCCGGCCGTGTCATCTACTCCGACGGCCTGGAGATCGGTCCGCAGGCCAGCATCACCCCGATCGGGGCCGGCTGCCGCGTCTGCGAACGCGTCAACTGCACCCAGCGCGCGTTCCCGCCACTCGGCTCGACGCTGCGTGTGCACGAACACCGCAGCAGCGTCTCCCCGTACATGAGCTGA
- the aceA gene encoding isocitrate lyase, with protein sequence MSNVGKPRTAAEIQQDWDTNPRWKGITRDYTAEQVAELQGNVIEEHTLARRGAEILWEGVTKGDDSYINALGALTGNMAVQQVRAGLKAIYLSGWQVAGDANLSGHTYPDQSLYPANSVPSVVQRINNALLRADEIARVEGDTSVDNWVVPIVADGEAGFGGALNVYELQKAMIKAGAAGTHWEDQLASEKKCGHLGGKVLIPTQQHIRTLTSARLAADVANTPTVVVARTDAEAATLLTSDVDERDRPFLDGTRTSEGFYGIKNGIEPCIARAKAYAPYADLIWMETGKPDLELARKFAEAVKSEFPDQLLAYNCSPSFNWKQHLDDDTIAKFQNELGAMGFKFQFITLAGFHALNYSMFDLAYGYARNQMSAYVDLQEREFAAEERGYTATKHQREVGAGYFDRIATTVDPNTSTAALKGSTEEGQFH encoded by the coding sequence ATGAGCAACGTCGGAAAGCCCCGCACAGCCGCCGAAATCCAGCAGGATTGGGACACCAACCCCCGCTGGAAGGGCATCACCCGTGACTACACCGCCGAGCAGGTCGCAGAACTGCAGGGCAACGTCATCGAGGAGCACACCCTCGCTCGCCGCGGCGCCGAGATCCTCTGGGAGGGTGTCACCAAGGGCGACGACAGCTACATCAATGCTCTGGGTGCCCTCACCGGCAACATGGCCGTGCAGCAGGTTCGCGCCGGCCTGAAGGCCATCTACCTCTCCGGCTGGCAGGTCGCCGGCGACGCCAACCTCTCGGGCCACACCTACCCCGACCAGTCGCTGTACCCGGCCAACTCGGTCCCCAGCGTCGTCCAGCGCATCAACAACGCTCTCCTGCGTGCCGACGAGATCGCCCGCGTCGAGGGTGACACCTCGGTCGACAACTGGGTCGTGCCGATCGTGGCCGACGGCGAAGCCGGCTTCGGTGGCGCACTCAACGTCTACGAGCTGCAGAAGGCCATGATCAAGGCCGGCGCCGCCGGTACCCACTGGGAAGATCAGCTCGCCTCGGAGAAGAAGTGCGGCCATCTCGGTGGCAAGGTGCTCATCCCCACCCAGCAGCACATCCGCACCCTGACCTCGGCCCGTCTGGCCGCCGATGTCGCCAACACCCCCACCGTGGTCGTCGCCCGCACCGACGCGGAGGCCGCCACCCTGCTGACCTCCGATGTGGACGAGCGCGACCGTCCGTTCCTCGACGGCACCCGCACCTCCGAGGGCTTCTACGGCATCAAGAACGGCATCGAGCCCTGCATCGCCCGTGCGAAGGCATACGCTCCCTACGCCGACCTGATCTGGATGGAGACCGGCAAGCCCGACCTGGAGCTGGCCCGCAAGTTCGCCGAGGCCGTCAAGTCGGAGTTCCCCGACCAGCTCCTGGCCTACAACTGCTCGCCTTCCTTCAACTGGAAGCAGCACCTGGACGACGACACCATCGCCAAGTTCCAGAACGAGCTCGGCGCGATGGGCTTCAAGTTCCAGTTCATCACCCTGGCCGGCTTCCACGCCCTCAACTACTCGATGTTCGATCTGGCCTACGGCTACGCCCGCAACCAGATGAGCGCCTACGTCGATCTGCAGGAGCGCGAGTTCGCCGCCGAGGAGCGCGGGTACACCGCCACCAAGCACCAGCGTGAGGTCGGTGCAGGCTACTTCGACCGCATCGCCACCACCGTGGACCCCAACACCTCGACCGCCGCGCTCAAGGGCTCGACCGAAGAGGGCCAGTTCCACTAG
- a CDS encoding carboxymuconolactone decarboxylase family protein — protein MSTPRIPPGGFWQLGPFNWAFSQAAARVIGVDDARIFSTLGRSKGLFRGWLYFSSRMMPFGKLSRKDTEMIIIRVAHLRGCDYELDHHRRLGARAGITEAEFADILEGADAGWGDRERSMLRAVDQLVGTHDIDDAAWSALVRHLDESRLIAFTLLVGQYDSLATTIGTLRIQRDTRR, from the coding sequence ATGAGCACACCTCGCATCCCACCGGGCGGCTTCTGGCAACTCGGGCCGTTCAACTGGGCGTTCTCACAGGCGGCGGCCCGGGTCATCGGCGTCGACGACGCCAGGATCTTCTCGACGCTGGGCCGCTCCAAGGGCCTGTTCCGCGGATGGCTGTACTTCAGTTCACGGATGATGCCCTTCGGCAAGCTGTCCCGCAAGGACACCGAGATGATCATCATCCGCGTGGCCCATCTCCGCGGCTGCGACTACGAGCTCGACCACCACCGCCGGCTCGGCGCTCGGGCAGGCATCACCGAGGCCGAGTTCGCCGACATCCTCGAGGGCGCCGACGCCGGTTGGGGCGACCGCGAACGCTCGATGCTGCGGGCCGTCGATCAGTTGGTCGGCACCCATGACATCGATGACGCGGCCTGGTCGGCGCTGGTCCGGCACCTCGACGAGTCGCGGCTGATCGCGTTCACGCTCCTTGTGGGGCAATACGATTCCCTGGCCACCACCATCGGGACGCTGCGCATCCAGCGGGATACGCGTCGATGA
- a CDS encoding DUF4189 domain-containing protein: MSAVRNGRAARFGAGLAAAALVTGGLLWAPAQADAANGPYGAIAYSGQTKRYGVATGKSTAKKASKSAKSKCANLGATDCKVIARMNDDCAAVAVNPFSGVTTSANAGNILAAQRAAREGTANGQIVASGCATSKDPF; the protein is encoded by the coding sequence ATGAGCGCAGTGCGAAACGGACGTGCCGCCAGGTTCGGGGCCGGCTTGGCCGCCGCGGCTCTGGTGACCGGCGGGCTGCTGTGGGCTCCCGCCCAGGCGGACGCCGCGAACGGTCCGTACGGGGCCATCGCCTATTCGGGACAGACCAAGCGGTACGGAGTGGCCACCGGAAAATCGACGGCGAAGAAGGCGTCGAAGTCGGCCAAGAGCAAGTGTGCGAACCTCGGCGCGACCGACTGCAAAGTTATCGCCCGGATGAATGACGACTGTGCCGCGGTGGCCGTCAACCCCTTTTCCGGGGTGACGACCTCGGCGAACGCGGGCAATATCCTCGCCGCCCAGCGTGCGGCGCGAGAAGGCACCGCCAACGGGCAGATCGTCGCCTCCGGCTGCGCCACATCCAAAGACCCGTTCTGA